In a single window of the Eriocheir sinensis breed Jianghai 21 chromosome 61, ASM2467909v1, whole genome shotgun sequence genome:
- the LOC126986384 gene encoding ATP synthase subunit beta, mitochondrial-like isoform X33 codes for MYRVTGVIQSQGRVVVAAWRGGAGAVRVVPSAAPRAVHTSAPARDKKGSKVPPLRDATGRPVATPEVKRAAAKVAGWKDTWDVPKASQKSQAGTQQGGSLRDIIQAHPEVLRPSSKQASSSSDSDAPTPRRPTRGASPTKAAAGKAKAAKKGISEVAAVKESVVNARNSKNGVAKKTPTAAAASGEAAVKEAAPKTEAAKEAAPKPEAAKEAAPKPEAAKEAAPKPEAAKEAAPKPEAAKEAAPKPEAAKEAAPKPEATAVKEAVPEATAVKEAVPEATAVKEAVPEATAVKEAVPEATAVKEAVPEATAMKEAVPEAVTVKEAVPEATAMKEAVPEVTAVKEATTAAAVEPPGVPGVEATVEEAAVAEDTAGPSLAAAAAGAVAADVPLSTLSEQGTVGGGRVVAVIGAVVDVAFEGTLPPILSALEVTNRHPRLVLEVAQHLGGNTVRTIAMDGTEGLVRGQEVRDSGGPISIPVGAATLGRIINVIGEPIDERGPILAASRAAIHAEAPEFSEMSVEQEILVTGIKVVDMLAPYSKGGKIGLFGGAGVGKTVLIMELINNVAKAHGGYSVFAGVGERTREGNDLYHEMIESGVISLTDDTSKVALVYGQMNEPPGARARVALTGLTVAEYFRDQEGQDVLFFVDNIFRFTQAGSEVSALLGRIPSAVGYQPTLATDMGSMQERITTTTKGSITSVQAIYVPADDLTDPAPATTFAHLDATTVLSRGIAELGIYPAVDPLDSTSRIMDPNIIGPRHYSTARGVQKILQDYKSLQDIIAILGMDELSEEDKLTVSRARKVQRFMSQPFQVAEVFTGYEGKFVSLEETIRSFEEILAGKHDNLPEAAFYMVGGIEEAETKAQQLTATQ; via the exons AGTCAGGGgcgcgtggtggtggcggcgtggcgTGGGGGCGCCGGGGCGGTGCGGGTGGTGCCCTCGGCGGCCCCTCGCGCCGTGCACACGTCGGCCCCGGCGCGGGACAAGAAGGGCAGCAAGGTCCCGCCACTCCGCGATGCCACGGGACGCCCTGTGGCTACCCCTGAGGTGAAGCGCGCAGCGGCCAAAGTGGCGGGCTGGAAGGATACGTGGGACGTCCCCAAGGCGAGCCAGAAGAGCCAGGCTGGCACGCAGCAGGGTGGCTCGCTGCGGGATATCATTCAGGCCCATCCCGAGGTGCTCCGGCCCAGCAGTAAACAAGCTAGCAGCTCCTCTGACAGCGACGCCCCGACACCGCGCCGGCCTACGAGGGGCGCCTCCCCCACCAAGGCGGCTGCCGGCAAGGCAAAGGCTGCTAAAAAGGGAATCTCGGAGGTTGCAGCCGTGAAGGAATCCGTCGTCAATGCGAGGAACTCCAAAAATGGTGTCGCGAAGAAAACCCCGACGGCCGCCGCAGCAAGCGGTGAGGCGGCAGTGAAGGAGGCTGCTCCAAAGACTGAGGCCGCGAAGGAGGCCGCGCCAAAGCCTGAGGCCGCGAAGGAGGCCGCGCCAAAGCCTGAGGCCGCGAAGGAGGCCGCGCCAAAGCCTGAGGCCGCGAAGGAGGCCGCGCCAAAGCCTGAGGCCGCGAAGGAGGCCGCGCCAAAGCCTGAG GCCGCGAAGGAGGCCGCGCCAAAGCCGGAGGCCACAGCCGTGAAA GAGGCTGTGCCGGAGGCCACAGCCGTGAAGGAGGCTGTGCCGGAGGCCACAGCCGTGAAGGAGGCTGTGCCGGAGGCCACAGCTGTGAAGGAGGCTGTGCCGGAGGCCACAGCCGTGAAGGAGGCTGTGCCGGAGGCCACAGCCATGAAGGAGGCTGTGCCGGAG GCCGTAACCGTGAAGGAGGCTGTGCCGGAGGCCACAGCCATGAAGGAGGCTGTGCCGGAGGTCACAGCCGTGAAAGAGGCCACCACAGCAGCAGCCGTCGAGCCCCCGGGTGTCCCTGGAGTTGAGGCGACAGTCGAGGAGGCAGCCGTAGCTGAGGACACTGCAGGACCTTCTTTGGCGGcagctgctgctggtgctgtcgCCGCTGACGTCCCGCTTTCCACGCTTTCAGAGCAAG gCACCGTGGGTGGAGGCCGCGTGGTGGCTGTCATCGGCGCAGTGGTGGACGTGGCCTTCGAAGGGACGCTGCCGCCTATCCTCAGCGCCCTCGAGGTCACCAACAGACACCCGAGGCTCGTGCTGGAGGTGGCCCAACATCTCGGCGGCAACACTGTACGAACTATCGCCATGGACGGGACGGAGGGACTGGTGAGAGGTCAGGAGGTGAGGGACTCCGGGGGGCCCATCTCCATCCCCGTGGGCGCCGCTACCCTGGGGCGCATCATCAATGTGATAG GGGAGCCCATCGACGAGCGCGGGCCCATCCTCGCTGCCAGCCGTGCGGCCATCCACGCCGAGGCACCGGAGTTCTCGGAGATGAGCGTGGAGCAGGAGATTCTGGTGACGGGCATCAAGGTGGTGGACATGCTGGCGCCGTACTCCAAGGGCGGCAAGATTG GCCTCTTCGGCGGGGCGGGGGTCGGCAAGACGGTTCTCATTATGGAGCTGATCAACAATGTGGCCAAGGCTCACGGCGGCTACTCGGTCTTCGCGGGCGTCGGGGAGCGGACCAGGGAGGGGAACGACCTTTACCACGAGATGATAGAGTCTGGGGTCATCTCCCTCACGGATGACACTTCCAAG gtggcgcTGGTGTACGGGCAGATGAACGAGCCGCCGGGTGCCAGGGCGAGAGTGGCACTGACGGGGCTGACGGTGGCGGAGTACTTCAGGGACCAGGAGGGACAGGACGTGCTATTCTTCGTGGACAACATCTTCAG GTTCACCCAGGCTGGCTCGGAGGTGTCTGCCCTGCTTGGTCGCATCCCCTCAGCTGTAGGTTACCAGCCCACCCTGGCCACCGACATGGGGAGTATGCAGGAgaggatcaccaccaccaccaagggctCCATTACTTCcgtgcag GCCATCTATGTGCCAGCCGATGACCTGACAGACcccgcccccgccaccacctTCGCCCATCTCGACGCTACCACCGTGCTCTCCCGGGGCATCGCTGAGCTGGGCATCTACCCCGCCGTGGACCCCCTGGACTCCACCTCCCGCATCATGGACCCCAATATCATAGGACCCCGCCACTACTCCACGGCGAGAGGAGTCCAGAAGATATTGCAG GACTACAAATCCCTGCAGGACATCATTGCCATCCTGGGTATGGACGAACTCTCCGAGGAGGACAAACTCACAGTGTCACGGGCCCGCAAGGTGCAGCGCTTCATGTCCCAGCCCTTCCAGGTGGCCGAGGTCTTCACGGGCTACGAGGGGAAATTTGTCAGCCTGGAGGAGACCATTAGG aGCTTCGAGGAGATCCTGGCGGGGAAGCATGACAACCTACCCGAGGCGGCCTTCTACATGGTGGGCGGCATCGAGGAGGCGGAGACGAAGGCACAGCAGCTGACGGCgactcagtga
- the LOC126986384 gene encoding ATP synthase subunit beta, mitochondrial-like isoform X1 — MYRVTGVIQSQGRVVVAAWRGGAGAVRVVPSAAPRAVHTSAPARDKKGSKVPPLRDATGRPVATPEVKRAAAKVAGWKDTWDVPKASQKSQAGTQQGGSLRDIIQAHPEVLRPSSKQASSSSDSDAPTPRRPTRGASPTKAAAGKAKAAKKGISEVAAVKESVVNARNSKNGVAKKTPTAAAASGEAAKEAAPKPEAAKEAAPKPEAAKEAAPKPEAAKEAAPKPEAAKEAAPKPEAAKEAAPKPEAAKEAAPKPEAAKEAAPKPEAVKETAPKPEAAKEAAPKPEAAKEAAPKPEAAKEAAPKPETAKEAAPKPETAKEAAPKPETAKEAAPKPETAKEAAPKPETAKEAAPKPEAVKEAAPKPEATAVKVAVPEATAVKEAVPEATAVKEAVPEATAVKEAVPEATAVKEAVPEATAVKEAVPEATAVKEAVPEATAMKEAVPEAVTVKEAVPEATAMKEAVPEVTAVKEATTAAAVEPPGVPGVEATVEEAAVAEDTAGPSLAAAAAGAVAADVPLSTLSEQGTVGGGRVVAVIGAVVDVAFEGTLPPILSALEVTNRHPRLVLEVAQHLGGNTVRTIAMDGTEGLVRGQEVRDSGGPISIPVGAATLGRIINVIGEPIDERGPILAASRAAIHAEAPEFSEMSVEQEILVTGIKVVDMLAPYSKGGKIGLFGGAGVGKTVLIMELINNVAKAHGGYSVFAGVGERTREGNDLYHEMIESGVISLTDDTSKVALVYGQMNEPPGARARVALTGLTVAEYFRDQEGQDVLFFVDNIFRFTQAGSEVSALLGRIPSAVGYQPTLATDMGSMQERITTTTKGSITSVQAIYVPADDLTDPAPATTFAHLDATTVLSRGIAELGIYPAVDPLDSTSRIMDPNIIGPRHYSTARGVQKILQDYKSLQDIIAILGMDELSEEDKLTVSRARKVQRFMSQPFQVAEVFTGYEGKFVSLEETIRSFEEILAGKHDNLPEAAFYMVGGIEEAETKAQQLTATQ; from the exons AGTCAGGGgcgcgtggtggtggcggcgtggcgTGGGGGCGCCGGGGCGGTGCGGGTGGTGCCCTCGGCGGCCCCTCGCGCCGTGCACACGTCGGCCCCGGCGCGGGACAAGAAGGGCAGCAAGGTCCCGCCACTCCGCGATGCCACGGGACGCCCTGTGGCTACCCCTGAGGTGAAGCGCGCAGCGGCCAAAGTGGCGGGCTGGAAGGATACGTGGGACGTCCCCAAGGCGAGCCAGAAGAGCCAGGCTGGCACGCAGCAGGGTGGCTCGCTGCGGGATATCATTCAGGCCCATCCCGAGGTGCTCCGGCCCAGCAGTAAACAAGCTAGCAGCTCCTCTGACAGCGACGCCCCGACACCGCGCCGGCCTACGAGGGGCGCCTCCCCCACCAAGGCGGCTGCCGGCAAGGCAAAGGCTGCTAAAAAGGGAATCTCGGAGGTTGCAGCCGTGAAGGAATCCGTCGTCAATGCGAGGAACTCCAAAAATGGTGTCGCGAAGAAAACCCCGACGGCCGCCGCAGCAAGCGGTGAG GCCGCGAAGGAGGCCGCGCCAAAGCCTGAGGCCGCGAAGGAGGCCGCGCCAAAGCCTGAGGCCGCGAAGGAGGCCGCGCCAAAGCCTGAGGCCGCGAAGGAGGCCGCGCCAAAGCCTGAGGCCGCGAAGGAGGCCGCGCCAAAGCCTGAG GCCGCGAAGGAGGCCGCGCCAAAGCCTGAGGCCGCGAAGGAGGCCGCGCCAAAGCCTGAGGCCGCGAAGGAGGCCGCGCCAAAGCCTGAGGCTGTGAAGGAGACCGCGCCAAAGCCTGAGGCCGCGAAGGAGGCCGCGCCAAAGCCTGAG GCCGCGAAGGAGGCCGCGCCAAAGCCTGAGGCCGCGAAGGAGGCCGCGCCAAAGCCTGAGACCGCGAAGGAGGCCGCGCCAAAGCCTGAGACCGCGAAGGAGGCCGCGCCAAAGCCTGAGACCGCGAAGGAGGCCGCGCCAAAGCCTGAGACCGCGAAGGAGGCCGCGCCAAAGCCTGAGACCGCGAAGGAGGCCGCGCCAAAGCCTGAGGCTGTGAAGGAGGCCGCGCCAAAGCCTGAG GCCACAGCCGTGAAAGTGGCTGTGCCTGAGGCCACAGCCGTGAAGGAGGCTGTGCCTGAGGCCACAGCCGTGAAGGAGGCTGTGCCGGAGGCCACAGCCGTGAAGGAGGCTGTGCCGGAGGCCACAGCCGTGAAGGAGGCTGTGCCGGAGGCCACAGCTGTGAAGGAGGCTGTGCCGGAGGCCACAGCCGTGAAGGAGGCTGTGCCGGAGGCCACAGCCATGAAGGAGGCTGTGCCGGAG GCCGTAACCGTGAAGGAGGCTGTGCCGGAGGCCACAGCCATGAAGGAGGCTGTGCCGGAGGTCACAGCCGTGAAAGAGGCCACCACAGCAGCAGCCGTCGAGCCCCCGGGTGTCCCTGGAGTTGAGGCGACAGTCGAGGAGGCAGCCGTAGCTGAGGACACTGCAGGACCTTCTTTGGCGGcagctgctgctggtgctgtcgCCGCTGACGTCCCGCTTTCCACGCTTTCAGAGCAAG gCACCGTGGGTGGAGGCCGCGTGGTGGCTGTCATCGGCGCAGTGGTGGACGTGGCCTTCGAAGGGACGCTGCCGCCTATCCTCAGCGCCCTCGAGGTCACCAACAGACACCCGAGGCTCGTGCTGGAGGTGGCCCAACATCTCGGCGGCAACACTGTACGAACTATCGCCATGGACGGGACGGAGGGACTGGTGAGAGGTCAGGAGGTGAGGGACTCCGGGGGGCCCATCTCCATCCCCGTGGGCGCCGCTACCCTGGGGCGCATCATCAATGTGATAG GGGAGCCCATCGACGAGCGCGGGCCCATCCTCGCTGCCAGCCGTGCGGCCATCCACGCCGAGGCACCGGAGTTCTCGGAGATGAGCGTGGAGCAGGAGATTCTGGTGACGGGCATCAAGGTGGTGGACATGCTGGCGCCGTACTCCAAGGGCGGCAAGATTG GCCTCTTCGGCGGGGCGGGGGTCGGCAAGACGGTTCTCATTATGGAGCTGATCAACAATGTGGCCAAGGCTCACGGCGGCTACTCGGTCTTCGCGGGCGTCGGGGAGCGGACCAGGGAGGGGAACGACCTTTACCACGAGATGATAGAGTCTGGGGTCATCTCCCTCACGGATGACACTTCCAAG gtggcgcTGGTGTACGGGCAGATGAACGAGCCGCCGGGTGCCAGGGCGAGAGTGGCACTGACGGGGCTGACGGTGGCGGAGTACTTCAGGGACCAGGAGGGACAGGACGTGCTATTCTTCGTGGACAACATCTTCAG GTTCACCCAGGCTGGCTCGGAGGTGTCTGCCCTGCTTGGTCGCATCCCCTCAGCTGTAGGTTACCAGCCCACCCTGGCCACCGACATGGGGAGTATGCAGGAgaggatcaccaccaccaccaagggctCCATTACTTCcgtgcag GCCATCTATGTGCCAGCCGATGACCTGACAGACcccgcccccgccaccacctTCGCCCATCTCGACGCTACCACCGTGCTCTCCCGGGGCATCGCTGAGCTGGGCATCTACCCCGCCGTGGACCCCCTGGACTCCACCTCCCGCATCATGGACCCCAATATCATAGGACCCCGCCACTACTCCACGGCGAGAGGAGTCCAGAAGATATTGCAG GACTACAAATCCCTGCAGGACATCATTGCCATCCTGGGTATGGACGAACTCTCCGAGGAGGACAAACTCACAGTGTCACGGGCCCGCAAGGTGCAGCGCTTCATGTCCCAGCCCTTCCAGGTGGCCGAGGTCTTCACGGGCTACGAGGGGAAATTTGTCAGCCTGGAGGAGACCATTAGG aGCTTCGAGGAGATCCTGGCGGGGAAGCATGACAACCTACCCGAGGCGGCCTTCTACATGGTGGGCGGCATCGAGGAGGCGGAGACGAAGGCACAGCAGCTGACGGCgactcagtga
- the LOC126986384 gene encoding ATP synthase subunit beta, mitochondrial-like isoform X23, with amino-acid sequence MYRVTGVIQSQGRVVVAAWRGGAGAVRVVPSAAPRAVHTSAPARDKKGSKVPPLRDATGRPVATPEVKRAAAKVAGWKDTWDVPKASQKSQAGTQQGGSLRDIIQAHPEVLRPSSKQASSSSDSDAPTPRRPTRGASPTKAAAGKAKAAKKGISEVAAVKESVVNARNSKNGVAKKTPTAAAASGEAAKEAAPKPEAAKEAAPKPEAAKEAAPKPEAAKEAAPKPEAAKEAAPKPEAAKEAAPKPEAAKEAASKPEATAVKVAVPEATAVKEAVPEATAVKEAVPEATAVKEAVPEATAVKEAVPEATAVKEAVPEATAVKEAVPEATAMKEAVPEAVTVKEAVPEATAMKEAVPEVTAVKEATTAAAVEPPGVPGVEATVEEAAVAEDTAGPSLAAAAAGAVAADVPLSTLSEQGTVGGGRVVAVIGAVVDVAFEGTLPPILSALEVTNRHPRLVLEVAQHLGGNTVRTIAMDGTEGLVRGQEVRDSGGPISIPVGAATLGRIINVIGEPIDERGPILAASRAAIHAEAPEFSEMSVEQEILVTGIKVVDMLAPYSKGGKIGLFGGAGVGKTVLIMELINNVAKAHGGYSVFAGVGERTREGNDLYHEMIESGVISLTDDTSKVALVYGQMNEPPGARARVALTGLTVAEYFRDQEGQDVLFFVDNIFRFTQAGSEVSALLGRIPSAVGYQPTLATDMGSMQERITTTTKGSITSVQAIYVPADDLTDPAPATTFAHLDATTVLSRGIAELGIYPAVDPLDSTSRIMDPNIIGPRHYSTARGVQKILQDYKSLQDIIAILGMDELSEEDKLTVSRARKVQRFMSQPFQVAEVFTGYEGKFVSLEETIRSFEEILAGKHDNLPEAAFYMVGGIEEAETKAQQLTATQ; translated from the exons AGTCAGGGgcgcgtggtggtggcggcgtggcgTGGGGGCGCCGGGGCGGTGCGGGTGGTGCCCTCGGCGGCCCCTCGCGCCGTGCACACGTCGGCCCCGGCGCGGGACAAGAAGGGCAGCAAGGTCCCGCCACTCCGCGATGCCACGGGACGCCCTGTGGCTACCCCTGAGGTGAAGCGCGCAGCGGCCAAAGTGGCGGGCTGGAAGGATACGTGGGACGTCCCCAAGGCGAGCCAGAAGAGCCAGGCTGGCACGCAGCAGGGTGGCTCGCTGCGGGATATCATTCAGGCCCATCCCGAGGTGCTCCGGCCCAGCAGTAAACAAGCTAGCAGCTCCTCTGACAGCGACGCCCCGACACCGCGCCGGCCTACGAGGGGCGCCTCCCCCACCAAGGCGGCTGCCGGCAAGGCAAAGGCTGCTAAAAAGGGAATCTCGGAGGTTGCAGCCGTGAAGGAATCCGTCGTCAATGCGAGGAACTCCAAAAATGGTGTCGCGAAGAAAACCCCGACGGCCGCCGCAGCAAGCGGTGAG GCCGCGAAGGAGGCCGCGCCAAAGCCTGAGGCCGCGAAGGAGGCCGCGCCAAAGCCTGAGGCCGCGAAGGAGGCCGCGCCAAAGCCTGAGGCCGCGAAGGAGGCCGCGCCAAAGCCTGAG GCCGCGAAGGAGGCCGCCCCAAAGCCTGAGGCCGCGAAGGAGGCCGCGCCAAAGCCTGAGGCCGCGAAGGAGGCCGCGTCAAAGCCTGAG GCCACAGCCGTGAAAGTGGCTGTGCCTGAGGCCACAGCCGTGAAGGAGGCTGTGCCTGAGGCCACAGCCGTGAAGGAGGCTGTGCCGGAGGCCACAGCCGTGAAGGAGGCTGTGCCGGAGGCCACAGCCGTGAAGGAGGCTGTGCCGGAGGCCACAGCTGTGAAGGAGGCTGTGCCGGAGGCCACAGCCGTGAAGGAGGCTGTGCCGGAGGCCACAGCCATGAAGGAGGCTGTGCCGGAG GCCGTAACCGTGAAGGAGGCTGTGCCGGAGGCCACAGCCATGAAGGAGGCTGTGCCGGAGGTCACAGCCGTGAAAGAGGCCACCACAGCAGCAGCCGTCGAGCCCCCGGGTGTCCCTGGAGTTGAGGCGACAGTCGAGGAGGCAGCCGTAGCTGAGGACACTGCAGGACCTTCTTTGGCGGcagctgctgctggtgctgtcgCCGCTGACGTCCCGCTTTCCACGCTTTCAGAGCAAG gCACCGTGGGTGGAGGCCGCGTGGTGGCTGTCATCGGCGCAGTGGTGGACGTGGCCTTCGAAGGGACGCTGCCGCCTATCCTCAGCGCCCTCGAGGTCACCAACAGACACCCGAGGCTCGTGCTGGAGGTGGCCCAACATCTCGGCGGCAACACTGTACGAACTATCGCCATGGACGGGACGGAGGGACTGGTGAGAGGTCAGGAGGTGAGGGACTCCGGGGGGCCCATCTCCATCCCCGTGGGCGCCGCTACCCTGGGGCGCATCATCAATGTGATAG GGGAGCCCATCGACGAGCGCGGGCCCATCCTCGCTGCCAGCCGTGCGGCCATCCACGCCGAGGCACCGGAGTTCTCGGAGATGAGCGTGGAGCAGGAGATTCTGGTGACGGGCATCAAGGTGGTGGACATGCTGGCGCCGTACTCCAAGGGCGGCAAGATTG GCCTCTTCGGCGGGGCGGGGGTCGGCAAGACGGTTCTCATTATGGAGCTGATCAACAATGTGGCCAAGGCTCACGGCGGCTACTCGGTCTTCGCGGGCGTCGGGGAGCGGACCAGGGAGGGGAACGACCTTTACCACGAGATGATAGAGTCTGGGGTCATCTCCCTCACGGATGACACTTCCAAG gtggcgcTGGTGTACGGGCAGATGAACGAGCCGCCGGGTGCCAGGGCGAGAGTGGCACTGACGGGGCTGACGGTGGCGGAGTACTTCAGGGACCAGGAGGGACAGGACGTGCTATTCTTCGTGGACAACATCTTCAG GTTCACCCAGGCTGGCTCGGAGGTGTCTGCCCTGCTTGGTCGCATCCCCTCAGCTGTAGGTTACCAGCCCACCCTGGCCACCGACATGGGGAGTATGCAGGAgaggatcaccaccaccaccaagggctCCATTACTTCcgtgcag GCCATCTATGTGCCAGCCGATGACCTGACAGACcccgcccccgccaccacctTCGCCCATCTCGACGCTACCACCGTGCTCTCCCGGGGCATCGCTGAGCTGGGCATCTACCCCGCCGTGGACCCCCTGGACTCCACCTCCCGCATCATGGACCCCAATATCATAGGACCCCGCCACTACTCCACGGCGAGAGGAGTCCAGAAGATATTGCAG GACTACAAATCCCTGCAGGACATCATTGCCATCCTGGGTATGGACGAACTCTCCGAGGAGGACAAACTCACAGTGTCACGGGCCCGCAAGGTGCAGCGCTTCATGTCCCAGCCCTTCCAGGTGGCCGAGGTCTTCACGGGCTACGAGGGGAAATTTGTCAGCCTGGAGGAGACCATTAGG aGCTTCGAGGAGATCCTGGCGGGGAAGCATGACAACCTACCCGAGGCGGCCTTCTACATGGTGGGCGGCATCGAGGAGGCGGAGACGAAGGCACAGCAGCTGACGGCgactcagtga
- the LOC126986384 gene encoding ATP synthase subunit beta, mitochondrial-like isoform X8 encodes MYRVTGVIQSQGRVVVAAWRGGAGAVRVVPSAAPRAVHTSAPARDKKGSKVPPLRDATGRPVATPEVKRAAAKVAGWKDTWDVPKASQKSQAGTQQGGSLRDIIQAHPEVLRPSSKQASSSSDSDAPTPRRPTRGASPTKAAAGKAKAAKKGISEVAAVKESVVNARNSKNGVAKKTPTAAAASGEAAKEAAPKPEAAKEAAPKPEAAKEAAPKPEAAKEAAPKPEAAKEAAPKPEAAKEAAPKPETAKEAAPKPETAKEAAPKPETAKEAAPKPETAKEAAPKPETAKEAAPKPEAVKEAAPKPEATAVKVAVPEATAVKEAVPEATAVKEAVPEATAVKEAVPEATAVKEAVPEATAVKEAVPEATAVKEAVPEATAMKEAVPEAVTVKEAVPEATAMKEAVPEVTAVKEATTAAAVEPPGVPGVEATVEEAAVAEDTAGPSLAAAAAGAVAADVPLSTLSEQGTVGGGRVVAVIGAVVDVAFEGTLPPILSALEVTNRHPRLVLEVAQHLGGNTVRTIAMDGTEGLVRGQEVRDSGGPISIPVGAATLGRIINVIGEPIDERGPILAASRAAIHAEAPEFSEMSVEQEILVTGIKVVDMLAPYSKGGKIGLFGGAGVGKTVLIMELINNVAKAHGGYSVFAGVGERTREGNDLYHEMIESGVISLTDDTSKVALVYGQMNEPPGARARVALTGLTVAEYFRDQEGQDVLFFVDNIFRFTQAGSEVSALLGRIPSAVGYQPTLATDMGSMQERITTTTKGSITSVQAIYVPADDLTDPAPATTFAHLDATTVLSRGIAELGIYPAVDPLDSTSRIMDPNIIGPRHYSTARGVQKILQDYKSLQDIIAILGMDELSEEDKLTVSRARKVQRFMSQPFQVAEVFTGYEGKFVSLEETIRSFEEILAGKHDNLPEAAFYMVGGIEEAETKAQQLTATQ; translated from the exons AGTCAGGGgcgcgtggtggtggcggcgtggcgTGGGGGCGCCGGGGCGGTGCGGGTGGTGCCCTCGGCGGCCCCTCGCGCCGTGCACACGTCGGCCCCGGCGCGGGACAAGAAGGGCAGCAAGGTCCCGCCACTCCGCGATGCCACGGGACGCCCTGTGGCTACCCCTGAGGTGAAGCGCGCAGCGGCCAAAGTGGCGGGCTGGAAGGATACGTGGGACGTCCCCAAGGCGAGCCAGAAGAGCCAGGCTGGCACGCAGCAGGGTGGCTCGCTGCGGGATATCATTCAGGCCCATCCCGAGGTGCTCCGGCCCAGCAGTAAACAAGCTAGCAGCTCCTCTGACAGCGACGCCCCGACACCGCGCCGGCCTACGAGGGGCGCCTCCCCCACCAAGGCGGCTGCCGGCAAGGCAAAGGCTGCTAAAAAGGGAATCTCGGAGGTTGCAGCCGTGAAGGAATCCGTCGTCAATGCGAGGAACTCCAAAAATGGTGTCGCGAAGAAAACCCCGACGGCCGCCGCAGCAAGCGGTGAG GCCGCGAAGGAGGCCGCGCCAAAGCCTGAGGCCGCGAAGGAGGCCGCGCCAAAGCCTGAGGCCGCGAAGGAGGCCGCGCCAAAGCCTGAG GCCGCGAAGGAGGCCGCGCCAAAGCCTGAG GCCGCGAAGGAGGCCGCGCCAAAGCCTGAGGCCGCGAAGGAGGCCGCGCCAAAGCCTGAGACCGCGAAGGAGGCCGCGCCAAAGCCTGAGACCGCGAAGGAGGCCGCGCCAAAGCCTGAGACCGCGAAGGAGGCCGCGCCAAAGCCTGAGACCGCGAAGGAGGCCGCGCCAAAGCCTGAGACCGCGAAGGAGGCCGCGCCAAAGCCTGAGGCTGTGAAGGAGGCCGCGCCAAAGCCTGAG GCCACAGCCGTGAAAGTGGCTGTGCCTGAGGCCACAGCCGTGAAGGAGGCTGTGCCTGAGGCCACAGCCGTGAAGGAGGCTGTGCCGGAGGCCACAGCCGTGAAGGAGGCTGTGCCGGAGGCCACAGCCGTGAAGGAGGCTGTGCCGGAGGCCACAGCTGTGAAGGAGGCTGTGCCGGAGGCCACAGCCGTGAAGGAGGCTGTGCCGGAGGCCACAGCCATGAAGGAGGCTGTGCCGGAG GCCGTAACCGTGAAGGAGGCTGTGCCGGAGGCCACAGCCATGAAGGAGGCTGTGCCGGAGGTCACAGCCGTGAAAGAGGCCACCACAGCAGCAGCCGTCGAGCCCCCGGGTGTCCCTGGAGTTGAGGCGACAGTCGAGGAGGCAGCCGTAGCTGAGGACACTGCAGGACCTTCTTTGGCGGcagctgctgctggtgctgtcgCCGCTGACGTCCCGCTTTCCACGCTTTCAGAGCAAG gCACCGTGGGTGGAGGCCGCGTGGTGGCTGTCATCGGCGCAGTGGTGGACGTGGCCTTCGAAGGGACGCTGCCGCCTATCCTCAGCGCCCTCGAGGTCACCAACAGACACCCGAGGCTCGTGCTGGAGGTGGCCCAACATCTCGGCGGCAACACTGTACGAACTATCGCCATGGACGGGACGGAGGGACTGGTGAGAGGTCAGGAGGTGAGGGACTCCGGGGGGCCCATCTCCATCCCCGTGGGCGCCGCTACCCTGGGGCGCATCATCAATGTGATAG GGGAGCCCATCGACGAGCGCGGGCCCATCCTCGCTGCCAGCCGTGCGGCCATCCACGCCGAGGCACCGGAGTTCTCGGAGATGAGCGTGGAGCAGGAGATTCTGGTGACGGGCATCAAGGTGGTGGACATGCTGGCGCCGTACTCCAAGGGCGGCAAGATTG GCCTCTTCGGCGGGGCGGGGGTCGGCAAGACGGTTCTCATTATGGAGCTGATCAACAATGTGGCCAAGGCTCACGGCGGCTACTCGGTCTTCGCGGGCGTCGGGGAGCGGACCAGGGAGGGGAACGACCTTTACCACGAGATGATAGAGTCTGGGGTCATCTCCCTCACGGATGACACTTCCAAG gtggcgcTGGTGTACGGGCAGATGAACGAGCCGCCGGGTGCCAGGGCGAGAGTGGCACTGACGGGGCTGACGGTGGCGGAGTACTTCAGGGACCAGGAGGGACAGGACGTGCTATTCTTCGTGGACAACATCTTCAG GTTCACCCAGGCTGGCTCGGAGGTGTCTGCCCTGCTTGGTCGCATCCCCTCAGCTGTAGGTTACCAGCCCACCCTGGCCACCGACATGGGGAGTATGCAGGAgaggatcaccaccaccaccaagggctCCATTACTTCcgtgcag GCCATCTATGTGCCAGCCGATGACCTGACAGACcccgcccccgccaccacctTCGCCCATCTCGACGCTACCACCGTGCTCTCCCGGGGCATCGCTGAGCTGGGCATCTACCCCGCCGTGGACCCCCTGGACTCCACCTCCCGCATCATGGACCCCAATATCATAGGACCCCGCCACTACTCCACGGCGAGAGGAGTCCAGAAGATATTGCAG GACTACAAATCCCTGCAGGACATCATTGCCATCCTGGGTATGGACGAACTCTCCGAGGAGGACAAACTCACAGTGTCACGGGCCCGCAAGGTGCAGCGCTTCATGTCCCAGCCCTTCCAGGTGGCCGAGGTCTTCACGGGCTACGAGGGGAAATTTGTCAGCCTGGAGGAGACCATTAGG aGCTTCGAGGAGATCCTGGCGGGGAAGCATGACAACCTACCCGAGGCGGCCTTCTACATGGTGGGCGGCATCGAGGAGGCGGAGACGAAGGCACAGCAGCTGACGGCgactcagtga